A single genomic interval of Spirosoma taeanense harbors:
- the pyrR gene encoding bifunctional pyr operon transcriptional regulator/uracil phosphoribosyltransferase PyrR, with protein MSQQRLILASPLLEIVISRLTQQLIENHQDFADTVILGMQPRGIYFAERVGRELSRTLGREVPIGYLDATFYRDDFRRRDSPLRPNTTHVPFIIEDKRVILIDDVLATGRMVRAALDAMTAFGRPRKVELLVLIDRRYNRDLPIKPDYTGKRVNTLESQRVLVEWTEQGADADRIWLVG; from the coding sequence ATGAGCCAACAACGCCTAATTCTAGCCAGTCCACTACTCGAAATCGTCATCAGTCGCCTGACTCAGCAGCTGATTGAGAATCATCAGGATTTTGCTGACACGGTTATTCTAGGGATGCAGCCACGTGGAATTTATTTTGCTGAGCGCGTCGGGCGTGAGTTGAGTCGTACATTAGGTCGTGAGGTGCCCATAGGTTATCTGGATGCTACGTTTTACCGCGACGATTTCCGCCGACGCGATTCTCCTTTACGTCCGAATACAACCCATGTCCCCTTCATTATCGAAGACAAACGGGTTATTCTGATCGATGACGTGCTGGCGACGGGACGAATGGTGCGGGCGGCCCTCGACGCCATGACGGCCTTTGGACGACCCCGTAAGGTGGAACTACTGGTCCTGATTGACCGGCGTTATAACCGGGATTTGCCCATCAAGCCTGATTATACGGGTAAGCGCGTAAATACGCTGGAATCCCAGCGGGTACTGGTCGAATGGACCGAGCAGGGAGCCGATGCTGACCGTATCTGGCTGGTTGGCTAA
- a CDS encoding DUF5686 and carboxypeptidase-like regulatory domain-containing protein: MKPPIRQLILFICAVMFVALGNGTQAQTVYTITGLVTDARTGEPVPFANVALVGRRVGTLTDEQGRYVLNPKTLTDSLAVSSLGFATLRHAIDRDRLSQAIDFKLEPAGKALQEVTVRAGENPAFRVLRQVRKNRLLNDRNRLSAYECDSYVKTEIALSHVSDKVRRNPIMRRINEAMSQQDSLFDDEGHRLLPVLASESVSRYYYRASPQRRREEIRKTRIKGVAVDDAGLSSQLLGGTGLVNQNFYDNYIPILGKDFASPIGDNWKNWYEFFLADTTLIGDRVCYEIQFDPKRAEDLVFTGKAWIDTTSFALCQIEARIGSGANLNYVRRLTIEQELEPTVDSASGSGATAGWLPVGLKLMADLTGVGKQSLGMRAQITLRNANILVNQPRPVGFYDQPVEPADSVATPNEAYWNNVQRTLAGSDSLNRDDRKARQLIDKLREVPAVRTAEAVGQIAVTGFYKAGGLDIGPYPYLFAYNSVEGLRTRIGFRTNEQFSRNWILRSYLAYGMLDRRVKYGMEADYLFSRRHWTMVGVRISSDLERLGLTPELIGGNRIFYALSRFGRYRGAYRSHQKELFLRTEPVKGILLTATLGSRSFDPIFPFHYRLHPELEDQSPLRSDFFDAYWAIEARLARKEKYIMDGNERITLGTKRAPVLTIRYTHGARSLGSHFNYDRLTARAQQTFRLGPLGRMTYLLSAGFTPSTLPAPLLFPHIGNPTPLLTTNTFNRMQFYEFVSDRFVAIHVQHKFEGLVFNRLPGIRKLNWRLVANVDALWGSQSTANRAVETFKPLPGGLKPIHIGALQPGKPYLEIGYGIDNIFKIFRIQAIHRMTYLGAGHDGLPIKPFVLKGAASISF; the protein is encoded by the coding sequence ATGAAGCCACCTATTCGCCAACTCATCCTATTCATCTGCGCTGTAATGTTCGTTGCTCTGGGCAACGGAACGCAGGCGCAAACGGTTTATACCATTACTGGTCTGGTTACAGACGCCCGGACTGGTGAGCCGGTCCCGTTTGCTAACGTAGCGCTCGTTGGGCGTCGGGTTGGCACACTGACGGATGAACAGGGGCGGTACGTACTCAATCCGAAAACCTTAACGGATTCGCTGGCCGTTAGCTCACTGGGTTTTGCAACGTTACGTCACGCTATTGATCGCGATCGTCTTTCCCAGGCTATTGACTTTAAGCTGGAACCCGCCGGAAAGGCGCTGCAGGAAGTGACGGTCCGGGCCGGCGAGAATCCGGCCTTTCGGGTGCTGCGGCAGGTTCGCAAAAACCGACTGCTGAACGACCGGAACCGCCTATCGGCCTATGAGTGCGACAGTTACGTAAAGACAGAGATTGCCCTCAGCCACGTTTCGGATAAGGTGCGCCGGAATCCTATCATGCGTCGGATAAATGAGGCCATGAGCCAGCAGGATTCGCTGTTTGACGATGAAGGACACCGCCTGCTGCCTGTTCTGGCATCCGAGTCTGTATCGCGGTACTATTACCGGGCCAGTCCGCAGCGCCGTCGTGAAGAGATACGCAAGACGCGCATTAAGGGCGTGGCCGTTGATGATGCCGGACTCAGTTCGCAACTGCTGGGCGGCACGGGGCTGGTCAATCAGAACTTCTACGATAATTACATCCCGATTCTGGGTAAAGACTTCGCATCGCCTATTGGTGACAACTGGAAAAACTGGTATGAATTTTTTCTGGCCGACACCACCCTGATTGGGGACCGCGTTTGTTATGAAATTCAGTTCGATCCCAAGCGGGCCGAAGATCTGGTATTCACCGGCAAAGCCTGGATTGACACGACTTCCTTTGCACTCTGCCAGATTGAAGCCCGGATTGGCAGCGGGGCAAATCTGAATTACGTTCGGCGGCTAACCATTGAGCAGGAACTGGAACCAACCGTTGACTCCGCTTCGGGCTCGGGTGCGACGGCGGGCTGGCTGCCGGTGGGTCTGAAACTAATGGCCGACCTGACGGGCGTTGGCAAGCAGTCGCTGGGTATGCGGGCGCAGATCACCTTACGTAATGCGAATATACTGGTCAATCAGCCCCGTCCGGTTGGTTTTTATGACCAGCCAGTCGAGCCCGCCGATTCCGTTGCTACACCTAACGAAGCCTACTGGAACAACGTTCAGCGCACGTTGGCGGGTTCGGACTCGCTGAACCGCGACGACCGCAAGGCCCGTCAGCTCATTGATAAACTTCGGGAGGTGCCCGCCGTCCGGACGGCGGAGGCCGTCGGACAAATTGCGGTTACGGGTTTTTACAAGGCTGGCGGTTTGGATATAGGGCCCTATCCGTATCTATTTGCGTATAACTCCGTGGAAGGGTTGCGAACACGGATCGGTTTTCGCACCAATGAGCAGTTCAGCCGGAACTGGATTCTGCGTTCTTATCTGGCCTATGGCATGCTCGATCGGCGGGTTAAGTACGGGATGGAGGCTGACTATCTGTTTTCGCGTCGGCACTGGACCATGGTGGGCGTTCGGATCAGCAGTGATCTGGAGCGGCTGGGTCTAACCCCCGAACTGATTGGCGGCAATCGGATTTTTTACGCGCTGAGTCGTTTTGGCCGCTACCGGGGCGCTTACCGCAGCCATCAAAAGGAACTGTTCCTGCGGACCGAGCCCGTCAAAGGTATTCTCCTAACGGCAACTTTAGGCAGCCGGAGTTTCGATCCCATCTTTCCGTTTCACTACCGTCTGCACCCCGAACTGGAAGACCAGTCGCCGTTACGGTCCGATTTTTTTGACGCCTATTGGGCCATCGAAGCCCGGCTGGCCCGGAAAGAAAAGTACATCATGGATGGTAATGAGCGCATTACGCTCGGAACCAAACGTGCGCCGGTACTAACGATTCGGTATACGCACGGAGCCCGGTCGCTAGGTAGCCATTTTAATTATGACCGGCTTACGGCCCGGGCGCAGCAGACGTTCCGACTGGGGCCGCTGGGCCGGATGACGTATCTGCTATCGGCTGGGTTTACGCCCTCGACGCTGCCGGCCCCTCTTTTATTTCCGCATATCGGGAACCCGACGCCCCTGCTGACAACCAATACGTTCAATCGGATGCAGTTTTATGAGTTCGTGAGCGATCGCTTCGTAGCAATTCACGTTCAGCATAAGTTTGAAGGGCTGGTGTTCAATCGCCTTCCGGGTATCCGCAAGCTGAACTGGCGGCTGGTTGCCAATGTCGATGCTCTCTGGGGAAGCCAGTCAACCGCCAACCGCGCCGTCGAAACATTCAAGCCCCTTCCCGGTGGTTTGAAACCCATTCATATTGGTGCGCTGCAGCCCGGAAAGCCCTATCTGGAAATCGGTTATGGGATTGATAACATCTTTAAAATCTTCCGAATACAGGCAATTCACCGAATGACGTACCTCGGAGCAGGCCACGACGGCCTGCCGATTAAACCCTTTGTTCTCAAAGGAGCGGCCTCGATCAGCTTCTGA
- a CDS encoding diacylglycerol/lipid kinase family protein: protein MTFLFAINPASGGKAKTDWEAGITDYFNNSPHTATLLHLNGETDEEALRQHLADLRPDRVVAVGGDGTIKFVAEQLLDTGIPLGVLPAGSANGMARELNIPPDVEKSLDIVVNGILKPIDVIVLNDNDICLHLSDIGLNAQMVRHYQQNNLRGMFGYLQSVLKVLRKRRLLRTSINRGDECIQRAALMVVLANARMYGTGAVINPDGDPSDGVFEVVVFRRLTIWEILKLFWRFRPFDPKNIEIFPATSVSIEMYRRAYFQVDGEYRGRVTKLDARIQPGALTMLLPPDTAPA from the coding sequence TTGACTTTTTTATTCGCAATAAATCCCGCTTCGGGCGGAAAAGCCAAAACGGACTGGGAAGCAGGCATTACCGATTATTTCAACAATTCACCGCATACGGCCACCCTGCTGCATCTCAATGGCGAGACAGACGAGGAGGCTTTACGTCAGCATCTGGCGGATCTGCGGCCCGACCGGGTTGTAGCGGTTGGGGGCGATGGCACAATCAAGTTCGTGGCCGAACAGCTTCTCGACACGGGGATTCCCCTGGGCGTTCTACCCGCCGGATCGGCTAATGGTATGGCACGTGAATTAAACATTCCGCCTGATGTTGAGAAGAGTCTGGATATTGTGGTGAATGGTATTCTAAAACCAATCGACGTCATCGTGCTGAACGATAACGACATCTGTCTGCATCTGAGCGATATCGGCCTCAACGCCCAGATGGTCAGACATTATCAGCAGAATAATCTGCGGGGCATGTTCGGTTATCTGCAGAGCGTTCTCAAGGTTCTGCGAAAACGTCGCCTGTTGCGGACAAGTATTAACCGGGGTGATGAGTGCATCCAGCGGGCGGCCCTGATGGTTGTTCTGGCCAACGCCCGCATGTATGGAACCGGAGCGGTTATCAACCCCGACGGCGACCCTTCAGACGGCGTATTTGAAGTCGTTGTGTTTCGGCGGCTCACAATCTGGGAAATCCTGAAACTGTTCTGGCGGTTCCGGCCCTTCGATCCCAAGAATATCGAGATCTTCCCGGCCACATCTGTTTCGATTGAAATGTACCGCCGGGCTTATTTTCAGGTCGATGGGGAATACCGGGGGCGCGTAACGAAGCTGGACGCCCGCATTCAGCCGGGCGCCCTTACCATGCTGCTGCCGCCCGATACGGCTCCAGCCTGA
- a CDS encoding App1 family protein encodes METVKPQPTSKQQISLKGKIRRGFLSWLRLSDQPLVRVYRGFGNDKQLTIHGTAFRRSALPRKKYRDSIWINLLAVLRLFMVQPYPQALVRVRFNGEMSEAKTDAEGYFRIELPIAAPLSPGWHPVQAELVSQTLSPETILAEGAGEVLIPHPTRLACISDIDDTFLISHSATIAKRLQVLLTENAHSRQPFEGVVMHYQLLAEADSGPGITNPFFYVSSSEWNLYDYILEFSEKNELPKGVFLLSQLKTFRQLLKTGQNKHMTKFTRIVRILENFPQQEFILLGDDTQEDPTIYASVVEHFPKQIRCVYIRQVHGENQPKTRATLSRIGNMNVPYLYFAHSSDARQHSLDLGLVAF; translated from the coding sequence ATGGAGACTGTGAAGCCTCAGCCAACGAGTAAACAACAGATAAGCCTAAAAGGTAAGATTAGACGCGGTTTTTTATCCTGGCTACGCCTGTCCGATCAGCCCCTTGTGCGGGTATACCGAGGATTTGGGAATGACAAGCAGTTAACAATTCACGGGACGGCGTTTCGACGGAGCGCGCTGCCCCGTAAGAAATACCGCGACAGTATCTGGATAAATCTACTGGCAGTCCTGCGGCTGTTCATGGTACAGCCCTACCCCCAGGCTCTGGTTCGCGTTCGGTTCAACGGAGAGATGTCGGAAGCGAAAACTGATGCCGAAGGCTATTTTCGTATCGAACTACCTATTGCTGCGCCTTTATCGCCAGGCTGGCATCCGGTCCAGGCCGAACTGGTATCGCAGACCCTATCGCCCGAAACGATTCTGGCTGAGGGTGCCGGCGAAGTGCTTATACCCCATCCGACGCGGCTCGCCTGCATTTCTGACATTGATGATACGTTCCTGATCTCGCATTCGGCCACGATTGCCAAACGACTGCAGGTGCTGCTGACCGAAAATGCGCATAGTCGCCAGCCGTTCGAAGGGGTGGTGATGCATTACCAGCTCCTTGCTGAAGCCGATAGCGGGCCTGGGATCACGAACCCGTTCTTCTACGTATCCAGCAGCGAATGGAACCTGTATGATTATATTCTGGAGTTTTCCGAAAAAAACGAGTTACCGAAAGGGGTATTCCTGCTGAGCCAGTTAAAGACGTTCAGGCAGTTGCTGAAAACAGGGCAGAATAAGCACATGACGAAGTTTACCCGGATTGTGCGGATTCTGGAAAACTTTCCTCAGCAGGAGTTCATTCTGTTGGGCGACGATACCCAGGAAGACCCCACGATTTATGCATCCGTAGTCGAGCACTTCCCCAAGCAGATTCGCTGCGTCTATATCCGGCAGGTTCACGGCGAAAACCAGCCAAAAACCCGCGCTACATTAAGCCGCATTGGGAATATGAATGTGCCTTACCTGTATTTCGCCCATAGTTCAGATGCTCGTCAGCATTCGCTGGACCTGGGGCTGGTCGCATTCTGA
- a CDS encoding T9SS type B sorting domain-containing protein, with protein sequence MCLNAQDLNRGLVAWYKFDGSSQDASSYANHGTPHNVTFGQGSCGEPNSAVYLNGKNAYIDLPLSKLINGKKQLTLTAWVKPARFNNIQYTLNTVFSHWIDYGAGGPLGVLFGVSPFSSVVGAFSGGYQVSSTYNVIQPNEWQLIVLVYDGTKASAADRTRFQVNCREYTSVCNNTYSSCSATPTALGTAANYTFIGTRKDDLGRFVDFFEGYVDDLKLYDRLLTREELNQIYLLCNPRACDDNNCLTDDQLNALTCQCEHIPKPQPDCDDKNSRTDDRYNLDSCACEHVLKPNVPQPNVYIPSAFSPNKDGVNDLYKPIYRGVVQVTVAIFDRWGETVFRGDNLTDGWDGTYRNAPCAEGTYQYIITGEYDTGEPFDFRGSLFLVK encoded by the coding sequence ATGTGCCTGAATGCACAGGATTTAAACCGGGGGCTGGTAGCCTGGTATAAATTCGATGGCAGTTCGCAGGATGCAAGCTCCTACGCGAATCATGGTACCCCTCATAACGTAACGTTCGGGCAGGGATCGTGTGGGGAGCCGAATTCGGCCGTTTACCTGAACGGCAAGAACGCCTATATAGACCTGCCGCTCTCTAAACTAATCAACGGCAAAAAGCAGCTGACTCTAACGGCCTGGGTCAAACCGGCCCGGTTCAATAATATCCAGTACACGCTGAATACGGTCTTTTCGCACTGGATTGATTACGGCGCCGGCGGACCGCTGGGCGTTCTGTTCGGGGTAAGCCCCTTTAGTTCGGTTGTGGGCGCTTTTTCAGGGGGGTACCAGGTTAGCTCGACCTATAATGTTATTCAGCCCAACGAATGGCAGCTGATTGTGCTGGTTTACGACGGCACCAAAGCCTCGGCCGCTGACCGGACACGCTTTCAGGTCAACTGCCGGGAATATACGTCCGTGTGCAACAACACCTATTCGAGCTGTTCGGCCACGCCCACGGCGTTGGGAACAGCTGCCAATTATACCTTCATCGGCACCCGCAAGGACGACCTGGGCCGGTTTGTCGATTTTTTTGAAGGCTACGTTGATGATCTGAAACTTTACGACCGGTTGCTGACCCGGGAAGAACTGAACCAGATTTATCTGCTGTGTAATCCACGCGCCTGCGACGATAACAATTGCCTGACCGACGATCAGCTCAATGCGCTGACCTGCCAGTGTGAACACATTCCCAAGCCTCAGCCGGATTGTGATGACAAAAACAGCCGGACTGACGATCGCTATAATCTGGATAGCTGCGCGTGCGAACACGTTCTGAAACCAAATGTTCCTCAGCCCAACGTTTACATTCCTTCTGCCTTTTCGCCCAATAAAGACGGCGTCAATGATCTGTATAAACCTATCTACAGGGGCGTTGTCCAGGTAACTGTTGCTATTTTTGACCGATGGGGCGAAACCGTTTTCCGGGGAGATAATCTGACCGATGGCTGGGACGGCACCTACCGCAATGCGCCCTGCGCGGAGGGAACGTATCAATACATCATCACTGGTGAGTACGATACGGGCGAACCATTTGACTTTCGGGGCAGCCTGTTCCTGGTGAAATAA
- a CDS encoding class I SAM-dependent methyltransferase translates to MYKTTEITSAEIASDNPVHQRLLFPYVEAASLVSGRVLEIGCGWGRGLQLLTQAADHYTGIDKNQDLINALSQEYSASTFIAANIPPLAGLADNTFDFIVTFQVIEHIENDDLFIREAHRVLKPGGKLLLTTVNKTFSLTRNPWHVREYYAGELKALIARYFSAIETQGIYGNDKVMTYYEQNKESVKKLTRFDIFNLQYRLPRRLLQVPYDLMNRLNRNRLLQADGLAAEINYTDYLISNDPAGSLDFFYVATK, encoded by the coding sequence ATGTACAAAACCACTGAGATTACCTCCGCAGAGATCGCATCCGATAATCCCGTTCACCAACGGCTCCTGTTTCCCTACGTTGAAGCGGCCAGTCTGGTTAGCGGACGTGTGCTTGAAATCGGCTGCGGCTGGGGCCGGGGTCTGCAACTGCTCACGCAGGCCGCTGATCATTATACGGGTATTGATAAAAACCAGGACCTGATTAACGCCCTGAGCCAGGAATACTCTGCTTCAACATTTATTGCCGCCAACATTCCGCCCCTCGCCGGTCTGGCCGATAATACATTTGATTTCATTGTCACCTTTCAGGTCATCGAACACATCGAAAACGACGACCTGTTTATCCGCGAAGCGCACCGCGTGCTGAAACCGGGGGGTAAACTTCTGCTAACCACGGTCAACAAAACGTTTTCGCTGACGCGGAATCCCTGGCACGTTCGGGAATACTACGCCGGCGAGTTGAAAGCACTGATCGCCAGGTACTTCTCAGCCATTGAGACGCAGGGCATATATGGCAACGACAAGGTAATGACCTACTACGAGCAGAACAAAGAGTCGGTTAAAAAACTAACGCGCTTCGACATCTTCAATCTGCAGTACCGCCTGCCCCGTCGGCTCCTGCAGGTGCCCTACGATCTGATGAACCGTCTGAACCGGAACCGTCTGCTGCAGGCCGATGGATTGGCCGCCGAAATCAACTACACCGATTACCTGATCAGCAACGATCCGGCCGGAAGCCTGGATTTTTTCTACGTGGCTACCAAGTAA
- a CDS encoding GWxTD domain-containing protein: MRILSALLFLTIVSACSANKKTQQARANAAYDARTEAQRASRTELPAQRPAGQSAPANRPNESRTAAPVPPTDSPAATNASAKSASEWIVTSIKGKFLAIDSTNVRIYMDLTGKTPTGEPMLKPTDLIEHFQIAYVMYPDYNNRDRLGYGNVPLTLQTVGQEGDHLTLTFDVKRPKDVATAILLTEITEVSSGTKARNDLSLRFRTSRLSDRFALFDNTGRQPQLRNYVNVGDTVVIGDINGTRKPLFGFRYKHDFDAASSPMNTSARPTAKSLTVDSTLRITTNQPFVLPKEGLYYFMEDTTDAAGIGLLVADKRFPKMTRPEKLIKPVLYMSTSTEINELNQAQDTKRAFDRYWLSLMSGNEEVARRTLKAYFDRVEEANRLFTTYKEGWKTDKGMIYIVLGPPDRVQRNREREVWVYNRRANVSEINFTFTKKPNQFVEDHYELVRYIEYQPIWYPIVEAWRTGAIRE, from the coding sequence ATGCGTATTTTATCTGCTTTACTGTTCCTTACGATAGTATCGGCCTGCTCGGCAAACAAGAAAACCCAGCAGGCTCGGGCCAACGCGGCCTATGACGCCCGCACCGAAGCGCAGCGGGCTAGCCGAACGGAGCTGCCTGCCCAGCGACCGGCTGGGCAAAGTGCCCCGGCCAATCGTCCGAATGAGTCGCGGACGGCCGCGCCGGTTCCGCCAACCGATTCCCCAGCGGCTACTAACGCTTCGGCTAAATCGGCCAGCGAATGGATTGTCACCTCAATCAAAGGAAAATTTCTGGCGATCGATTCCACCAATGTTCGGATCTATATGGATTTGACGGGTAAAACGCCAACCGGTGAGCCGATGCTGAAGCCGACCGACTTAATCGAGCATTTTCAGATTGCTTATGTCATGTACCCCGACTACAACAACCGCGACCGGCTGGGGTATGGTAACGTACCGCTCACGCTGCAGACGGTGGGGCAGGAGGGCGATCATCTGACCCTGACGTTTGACGTAAAGCGCCCCAAAGATGTAGCTACTGCTATTTTGCTGACCGAAATTACCGAGGTAAGCTCTGGAACGAAGGCTCGCAATGATCTGTCGCTGCGTTTCCGGACGTCCAGGCTGAGCGACCGCTTTGCGCTGTTCGACAACACGGGGCGTCAGCCGCAACTGCGTAACTACGTGAATGTGGGCGATACGGTGGTTATTGGAGACATAAACGGTACGCGTAAGCCGCTGTTTGGATTTCGGTATAAACACGATTTCGACGCGGCTTCGTCGCCGATGAATACTTCGGCACGCCCGACGGCCAAGTCGCTGACGGTGGATTCAACTCTACGCATCACGACCAATCAGCCGTTTGTGTTACCTAAAGAAGGGCTGTACTACTTCATGGAGGATACAACCGATGCGGCCGGTATTGGTCTGCTCGTGGCCGATAAACGCTTTCCTAAAATGACGCGACCCGAAAAGCTCATCAAGCCGGTGCTGTATATGAGCACGAGTACTGAAATTAACGAGCTGAATCAGGCGCAGGATACTAAAAGAGCCTTTGATCGCTACTGGCTGAGCCTGATGTCGGGGAATGAGGAAGTCGCCCGGCGGACGCTCAAGGCGTATTTTGACCGGGTTGAGGAAGCCAATCGATTGTTCACAACCTACAAGGAAGGCTGGAAGACCGATAAGGGCATGATCTATATCGTGCTGGGGCCGCCCGACCGGGTGCAACGGAACCGCGAGCGCGAAGTATGGGTTTATAACCGCCGGGCCAATGTCTCGGAGATCAATTTTACGTTTACCAAGAAACCAAATCAATTTGTCGAGGATCATTACGAACTGGTGCGCTACATTGAGTATCAGCCAATTTGGTACCCGATTGTCGAAGCATGGAGAACCGGCGCAATCCGCGAGTAA
- the rlmB gene encoding 23S rRNA (guanosine(2251)-2'-O)-methyltransferase RlmB: MENRRNPRVNRPTYNRNANQRPQFRPSEDEMVFGIQSVIETLKSDQQIDKLYMEKGLSNPDIQNLAFQNRVTIQRVPVERLDRLTRKNHQGVVCLIAQVQYVKLSNVIADVYERGETPFFLLLDRITDVRNFGAIARTAECTGVQCIVIPGRGAAAINSDAMKTSSGALNHISVCREPDLTETVKYLQESGITVVACTEKSSRDLYERSTDLTGPIAVIMGSEEDGISPELLRMVDTHVKIPLLGAVGSLNVSVATGVVLYEAVRQRSMRVEE, encoded by the coding sequence ATGGAGAACCGGCGCAATCCGCGAGTAAATCGCCCTACTTATAATCGTAATGCCAATCAACGTCCGCAGTTCCGTCCGTCGGAGGACGAAATGGTGTTTGGCATCCAGTCGGTTATCGAAACGCTCAAGTCTGATCAGCAGATTGACAAACTCTACATGGAGAAGGGGTTGAGCAATCCCGACATTCAGAATTTAGCGTTCCAGAACCGCGTTACCATTCAGCGCGTTCCGGTTGAACGACTTGACCGGCTGACGCGCAAGAACCACCAGGGCGTAGTCTGCCTGATTGCGCAGGTACAGTACGTTAAGCTCTCGAACGTAATTGCCGACGTGTATGAGCGGGGCGAAACGCCGTTTTTCCTGCTGCTGGACCGCATCACCGACGTCCGCAATTTTGGCGCTATTGCCCGCACGGCTGAGTGTACGGGCGTGCAGTGCATTGTGATTCCGGGTCGCGGAGCCGCTGCCATCAACTCTGACGCCATGAAAACCTCATCGGGCGCACTGAACCATATTTCGGTTTGCCGCGAGCCGGATCTGACCGAAACCGTTAAGTATCTACAGGAATCGGGAATTACGGTTGTGGCCTGTACGGAAAAGTCGAGCCGGGACCTGTACGAACGCAGTACCGACCTGACCGGTCCGATAGCTGTAATTATGGGCTCGGAAGAAGACGGCATCTCGCCCGAACTGCTACGTATGGTCGATACGCACGTTAAGATACCGCTGCTGGGTGCGGTAGGTTCACTGAATGTATCGGTGGCTACTGGGGTTGTGCTCTACGAAGCCGTTCGGCAGCGGAGTATGCGGGTTGAGGAATAA
- a CDS encoding c-type cytochrome: protein MKKSFGFLLAAAAMVVASLDVKAQAPSADIPADMNALMSKYTCIACHRPNQRLVGPAYADVAKKKYSNEEIVNLIYNPVPSHWPGYPPMMPMKQVPKEDAMKLAVWINSLDGSPAKKSTTTKKTSTSKTTKTTKKTT, encoded by the coding sequence ATGAAAAAATCCTTCGGATTCCTCCTCGCTGCGGCTGCAATGGTCGTAGCCTCCCTTGATGTGAAGGCGCAGGCACCATCGGCAGACATTCCAGCCGATATGAATGCGTTGATGAGCAAATATACCTGTATCGCCTGTCACCGTCCGAACCAACGGCTGGTTGGTCCGGCCTACGCGGATGTTGCCAAGAAGAAGTACTCTAACGAAGAGATTGTGAACCTGATTTACAATCCCGTACCGAGCCACTGGCCTGGTTATCCTCCGATGATGCCGATGAAACAGGTGCCGAAGGAAGATGCCATGAAACTGGCCGTCTGGATCAACTCGCTGGATGGCAGCCCGGCCAAGAAGTCAACGACAACCAAGAAAACCAGCACGAGCAAAACGACGAAGACGACCAAAAAAACAACCTAG
- a CDS encoding class I SAM-dependent methyltransferase: protein MTPIDRFSGHADLYAQYRIDYPAELYDFILSGTAGRQAAWDCATGNGQVAGALAHSFSSVKATDISESQLARAIQHPNIQYQLSPAEQTPFADQTFDLVTVAQALHWFDVHAFHAEVRRVARPGATIAEWGYGLASLGADLDPILLDFYRNRVGPYWDPQRKHIDDAYTTLPFPFADAQRAEFIVQRTWSLERFLNYLRTWSAVRQYIHENEEDPVTELGRAIATHWHAVEREIRFPVFLRMGKVR, encoded by the coding sequence ATGACACCTATTGACCGCTTTTCGGGCCACGCTGACCTGTACGCCCAGTATCGAATTGATTACCCTGCTGAGCTCTACGACTTCATTTTGTCAGGTACGGCCGGCCGGCAGGCTGCCTGGGACTGCGCTACCGGCAACGGACAGGTGGCGGGTGCGTTAGCCCATTCTTTCAGCTCTGTCAAAGCTACCGACATCAGTGAGTCGCAGCTGGCCCGCGCCATACAGCACCCCAATATACAGTATCAGCTTAGTCCTGCCGAACAGACGCCCTTTGCCGACCAGACGTTCGATCTGGTTACGGTGGCGCAGGCGCTGCACTGGTTCGATGTCCATGCGTTTCATGCGGAAGTCCGCCGGGTCGCCAGACCCGGTGCCACAATTGCCGAATGGGGCTACGGACTGGCGAGCCTGGGTGCTGACCTTGATCCTATCCTGCTCGATTTTTACCGGAACCGGGTTGGACCATACTGGGACCCGCAGCGAAAACATATCGATGATGCCTACACCACCCTGCCTTTTCCCTTTGCCGATGCACAGCGGGCAGAATTTATTGTTCAGCGCACCTGGTCGCTGGAGCGTTTCCTGAATTACCTGCGCACCTGGTCGGCTGTGCGGCAGTATATTCATGAGAATGAAGAAGATCCAGTTACCGAATTAGGGCGGGCTATTGCAACCCACTGGCATGCTGTTGAGCGGGAAATACGATTCCCGGTGTTTTTGCGAATGGGCAAGGTGCGGTAG